A genome region from Flavobacterium sp. CFS9 includes the following:
- a CDS encoding TetR/AcrR family transcriptional regulator codes for MSDFELNDKKIQILEVAEKLFSEKGFEGTSIRDISKHAKINIAMVSYYFGSKERLLEALIIYKTADLKLQLENLLQESIEPLDKVNKLIEIYITRISCNKGIFRVLHFELNAKKREKSMIAFTKLKKENLKSVESIIRHGQSQGVFRKDVIIPLITPTIIGTFFHFHMNRPFFEELLNLKTEEMYNEYIKTSLTKHIQQTIKALLVYEN; via the coding sequence ATGTCAGACTTCGAATTAAACGATAAAAAAATTCAGATTTTGGAGGTTGCTGAAAAGCTATTCTCTGAAAAAGGATTTGAAGGGACTTCGATACGGGATATCTCAAAACATGCAAAAATTAATATTGCAATGGTTTCGTATTACTTTGGCTCTAAAGAAAGACTTCTTGAAGCTCTTATTATTTACAAAACTGCCGATTTAAAACTTCAACTTGAAAATTTATTACAGGAAAGTATCGAACCTCTCGATAAAGTCAATAAATTAATCGAAATTTACATCACGAGAATAAGCTGTAACAAAGGGATATTCAGAGTCTTACACTTTGAACTTAACGCTAAAAAAAGAGAAAAAAGCATGATTGCTTTTACAAAACTCAAAAAAGAGAACTTAAAATCTGTGGAGAGCATTATCAGACATGGACAATCTCAGGGTGTATTCAGAAAAGATGTAATCATCCCCCTTATTACTCCTACTATCATCGGAACCTTTTTTCACTTTCACATGAATAGACCTTTTTTTGAGGAGCTATTAAATTTAAAAACGGAAGAGATGTACAACGAGTACATCAAAACCAGTCTTACAAAGCACATTCAACAAACTATAAAAGCGCTACTTGTTTATGAAAATTAG
- the yaaA gene encoding peroxide stress protein YaaA, translating into MKIVISPAKSLNFEKELPTTQYTEPHFLKEARVVHKILKTKKPAELSELMSISAKLSDLNWKRNQEWKTPFTPENARPAVYTFDGDVYTGLDAYTIPVEKLDVLQSKLRILSGLYGVLKPLDLMQAYRLEMGTKLPVEEYKNLHEFWKPTVTKALNKELSKGELFVNLASNEYFSAVDVKALKVPVITPDFKDYKDGKLKMISFFAKKARGMMVRYIIDTNAETIEDLKGFNYEGYQFDGNLSKGNHLVFTR; encoded by the coding sequence GAGAAAGAATTACCTACTACTCAATATACAGAACCTCATTTTTTAAAAGAAGCACGTGTGGTTCATAAAATCTTAAAGACTAAAAAACCTGCTGAGTTGTCTGAATTAATGTCAATTTCAGCTAAATTATCAGACTTGAACTGGAAAAGAAATCAGGAGTGGAAAACTCCATTTACACCTGAAAACGCCCGTCCGGCGGTCTATACTTTTGATGGAGACGTTTATACAGGTCTGGATGCTTATACCATTCCGGTAGAAAAACTGGACGTTCTTCAAAGTAAACTCCGAATTCTGTCAGGACTTTATGGGGTTTTGAAACCATTAGATTTAATGCAGGCTTACCGTTTAGAAATGGGTACAAAATTACCGGTAGAGGAGTATAAAAACCTACACGAATTTTGGAAACCAACCGTAACGAAAGCACTAAATAAAGAATTGTCTAAAGGAGAGTTGTTTGTGAATTTAGCAAGTAATGAGTACTTCTCAGCTGTAGATGTAAAAGCTCTAAAAGTTCCTGTAATCACACCGGATTTTAAAGATTACAAGGATGGGAAACTCAAAATGATTAGTTTCTTTGCCAAAAAAGCAAGAGGGATGATGGTGCGTTATATTATTGATACCAACGCCGAAACGATAGAGGACTTAAAAGGATTTAATTATGAAGGTTATCAGTTTGATGGTAATCTTTCGAAGGGAAATCATCTGGTTTTTACGAGATAG
- the trpA gene encoding tryptophan synthase subunit alpha, whose protein sequence is MNRITQKLQEDKKILSIYFSAGYPNLNDTVQIIQDLEKNGVDLIEIGLPFSDPLADGPTIQESSTQALHNGMTTQILFDQLKNIRESVKIPLIIMGYFNPMLQYGIEAFCKKCAEIGIDGLIIPDLPVDVYADEYKAIFEKYGLINVFLITPQTSEERIHFIDSVSNGFIYMVSSASVTGSQAGFGNTQESYFERIAELNLKNPQIVGFGISNQETFNQATKFAKGAIIGSAFIKHLAENGSGKIAEFVGAIR, encoded by the coding sequence ATGAACAGAATAACTCAAAAATTACAAGAAGATAAAAAGATCCTTTCTATTTATTTCTCAGCTGGATATCCAAATTTGAATGATACCGTTCAGATCATTCAGGATTTAGAAAAAAATGGTGTTGACTTAATCGAAATTGGCTTGCCTTTCAGCGATCCTTTGGCTGACGGGCCAACCATTCAGGAGAGTTCAACACAAGCACTTCACAATGGAATGACTACCCAAATTCTTTTTGATCAGTTGAAAAACATCCGCGAAAGCGTAAAAATTCCGTTAATCATTATGGGATACTTCAACCCAATGCTGCAATACGGAATCGAAGCATTTTGTAAAAAGTGTGCTGAAATTGGTATCGACGGTTTAATTATTCCCGATTTACCGGTTGATGTTTACGCAGACGAATACAAAGCAATTTTCGAAAAATACGGCTTAATCAATGTCTTCCTGATTACCCCACAAACCTCAGAAGAGCGTATACATTTTATCGACAGCGTTTCAAACGGTTTCATTTATATGGTGAGTTCAGCCAGCGTAACGGGTTCTCAGGCCGGTTTTGGAAATACTCAGGAAAGCTATTTCGAAAGAATTGCAGAACTGAACCTGAAAAACCCTCAAATTGTCGGTTTTGGAATTTCAAACCAGGAAACCTTCAATCAGGCTACTAAATTTGCCAAAGGAGCCATTATCGGAAGCGCGTTTATCAAACACCTGGCAGAGAATGGCAGCGGCAAAATTGCAGAATTTGTTGGAGCAATTCGATAA
- a CDS encoding TolC family protein — MKISQLMLFGIFFIGITSIEAQEKTSLTLGEAVQMAWEKSNEVTLANSKVNTKKYELKSVKDNQYPDIKISGQYQRLTKASISMPNQGENASIASPDRAMFGMATLSLPLFSGFKIQNSIEAYDNLYEAENATAAKTKEDVALKVITYYTALYKAQKTLDVLNENQKSAKQRVTDFTELEKNGIIPRNDLLKSQLLVSKTQLSIDEATNNLNNINFYLATLLKLDPNTKLQVNEADFFNLKTSNAPTSDAIALENRKDLEAIRLQQKATESNIKVAKAAYYPTLALLGGYTALDLKDIITVRYAMNFGLGLTYDLSGIYKNSAHVRVAESKALEVKNSEALMTDRIKVEVQKSIEDYDLAINQSVVYDEALQQASENYRLVKDKFDNGLADTNDLVEADVEQLSAKINTALSKATIIQKYYELLSVSGQLSQSFNLSKI, encoded by the coding sequence ATGAAAATTAGTCAATTAATGCTCTTTGGAATTTTCTTCATCGGAATTACGTCAATAGAAGCACAAGAGAAAACAAGTTTAACCTTAGGCGAGGCCGTACAAATGGCCTGGGAAAAAAGTAACGAAGTTACACTTGCCAACTCTAAGGTAAACACAAAAAAATACGAATTAAAAAGCGTAAAAGACAATCAATATCCGGATATTAAAATTTCCGGTCAATACCAACGTCTTACAAAGGCATCGATTAGTATGCCAAATCAGGGTGAAAATGCATCTATAGCATCTCCGGACAGAGCAATGTTTGGAATGGCAACTTTGAGCCTGCCTTTATTTTCAGGATTCAAAATTCAGAATAGTATTGAGGCCTACGATAACTTATACGAAGCAGAAAATGCTACTGCTGCCAAAACGAAAGAGGATGTTGCTTTAAAAGTAATTACCTATTACACTGCTTTGTATAAAGCTCAAAAAACATTGGATGTTTTAAATGAAAATCAAAAAAGTGCGAAACAACGTGTTACTGATTTTACCGAATTGGAAAAGAATGGAATTATTCCCAGAAATGATTTATTAAAGTCTCAATTACTGGTTTCAAAAACGCAATTATCTATTGATGAAGCCACTAACAATCTTAATAATATCAATTTCTATCTAGCCACTTTATTAAAGTTAGACCCTAACACGAAACTTCAGGTTAATGAAGCTGATTTTTTCAACTTAAAAACAAGCAATGCGCCAACATCAGATGCAATAGCTCTTGAAAACAGAAAAGATCTGGAAGCTATTCGTTTACAGCAAAAAGCTACTGAGTCAAATATCAAAGTAGCAAAGGCAGCCTATTATCCTACATTAGCCTTATTGGGCGGTTATACAGCTCTGGACCTTAAAGACATTATAACGGTAAGATATGCTATGAACTTTGGATTAGGTTTAACTTATGACTTATCCGGAATTTACAAAAACAGTGCTCATGTACGAGTAGCGGAAAGCAAAGCTCTGGAAGTTAAAAATAGTGAGGCTCTAATGACGGATCGTATTAAAGTTGAAGTTCAAAAATCAATTGAAGATTATGATTTGGCTATAAATCAAAGTGTAGTTTATGATGAAGCTCTTCAACAGGCAAGTGAAAATTACAGACTTGTAAAAGATAAGTTTGACAATGGTTTAGCAGATACTAATGATTTGGTTGAAGCTGACGTTGAACAATTAAGCGCTAAAATAAATACCGCTTTATCTAAAGCGACTATTATTCAAAAATATTACGAATTACTTTCGGTATCCGGACAATTATCACAATCATTCAATCTTTCTAAAATATAA
- a CDS encoding MDR family MFS transporter: MAAVQADEDLVEYGYRRVIITITAVLCALLEIVDTTIVNVALTDMRGSLGATLTDVAWVITAYAIANVIVIPMTSWLSQQFGRRNYFVASIIIFTVCSFLCGNATNIWELVAFRFVQGMGGGALLVTAQTIITESYPIAKRGMAQAIYGMGVIVGPTLGPPLGGYLVDNYSWPYIFYINIPLGIIATILALTFVRSPKYGEKLKANQVDWWGIILLAAFIGSLQFVLEHGQQDDWFNDSTIITLSVVTVLGLVLFIWRELTYKYPIVNLSVLKDGNLRIGTVMCFILGFGLYGSTLIIPIYTQSILGWTATDAGLLLIPGSITTAVMMPFVGNMIQRGVPQGYMVGVGFLVFFFFTFMMQTRMTPDTGVEHMYWPLILRGIGLGLLFVPITTLSLSTLKGKHIGEGAAFTGMMRQLGGSFGIAIITTFITRLGQEHRVNLLTNLDPAKYEVQQRIAGMQRAFMSKGYSADVALKKAYQAIEYSVMKQSTVMAYMDIFMYLGIMFLCCIPIILLIKKGKNKINPADAMH, encoded by the coding sequence ATGGCAGCAGTACAAGCAGACGAAGATTTAGTAGAATACGGATACAGACGTGTCATCATTACGATTACGGCAGTACTTTGTGCCTTGCTTGAAATTGTAGATACGACAATTGTAAACGTAGCACTAACAGACATGCGAGGTAGCCTTGGTGCTACTTTAACTGATGTGGCCTGGGTAATTACAGCATACGCAATTGCGAATGTGATTGTAATTCCGATGACGAGCTGGCTTTCGCAACAATTTGGAAGGCGTAATTATTTTGTGGCTTCTATCATAATATTTACGGTCTGTTCCTTTTTATGCGGAAACGCCACCAATATTTGGGAACTGGTAGCTTTTAGATTTGTTCAGGGTATGGGTGGAGGTGCCTTACTGGTAACAGCACAAACCATTATCACCGAAAGTTATCCTATAGCAAAACGTGGAATGGCTCAGGCTATTTACGGAATGGGGGTAATTGTTGGACCAACTTTAGGACCGCCATTAGGAGGATATTTAGTAGACAACTATTCATGGCCTTATATCTTTTATATTAATATTCCTTTAGGAATTATCGCTACAATTTTAGCGCTAACATTCGTAAGAAGCCCTAAGTATGGAGAAAAATTAAAAGCCAATCAGGTTGACTGGTGGGGAATTATATTACTGGCAGCCTTTATCGGATCTTTACAATTCGTTCTGGAGCATGGGCAACAAGACGATTGGTTCAACGATTCAACTATCATAACTTTAAGTGTGGTTACGGTTTTAGGATTGGTCTTATTTATCTGGAGAGAGCTTACTTATAAATATCCAATCGTAAACTTAAGTGTTCTAAAGGACGGAAATCTTAGAATAGGAACTGTAATGTGTTTCATCCTTGGTTTCGGTCTGTACGGATCGACTTTAATTATCCCAATCTATACGCAATCTATTTTAGGATGGACAGCAACAGATGCCGGATTATTATTGATTCCCGGGTCTATCACTACAGCGGTTATGATGCCTTTTGTCGGGAACATGATTCAGAGAGGAGTTCCTCAGGGATATATGGTTGGAGTAGGATTTCTGGTATTCTTTTTCTTTACCTTTATGATGCAGACCCGTATGACTCCTGATACCGGAGTTGAACATATGTACTGGCCTTTAATTCTACGAGGAATTGGTTTGGGATTACTTTTTGTTCCTATTACTACACTCTCTCTATCTACTTTAAAAGGAAAACATATTGGTGAAGGAGCTGCTTTTACCGGAATGATGAGACAATTAGGAGGTTCGTTTGGTATTGCCATTATTACCACGTTTATTACTCGTTTAGGACAGGAACACCGAGTGAACTTACTAACTAATTTAGATCCTGCGAAATATGAAGTACAGCAGCGTATTGCAGGAATGCAAAGAGCTTTTATGTCTAAAGGATATAGCGCCGATGTTGCACTGAAAAAAGCCTATCAGGCCATTGAATATTCTGTAATGAAACAAAGTACCGTTATGGCCTATATGGACATTTTCATGTATTTAGGAATTATGTTCTTATGCTGCATACCAATTATTCTTTTAATCAAAAAAGGAAAAAACAAGATTAATCCTGCTGATGCAATGCATTAA
- a CDS encoding HlyD family secretion protein, protein MEKKKTNTKFIIILAVLVLVGGTYGITKYMHSLAHEETDDAQIEKKMNPIIPRVSGYISKVYVKDNDFVKKGDTLFTIDKRDYQLKIDEANAALLGAEGQYEAAKADIGSANASISVSDAQMRSATGSIESAKIRLRQITNDYNRYNNLYKTHTITKQQYEQALSAKEEAENQVRVLQDQQRASSYQKSVIQSKSKVSDKQTEVASANIKKAKTMLDVAHLNLSYTVVTAAIDGQVSKVDIQPGQLVQPGQSLFYIINNNEAWVVANFKETQLNKMVAGQKVSLKVDAYPNYEFKGTVTSFSPATGSRFSLLPPDNATGNFVKTIQRLPVKISLDESNDPEKVKLLRPGMNVDVDVHLK, encoded by the coding sequence ATGGAAAAGAAAAAAACAAATACTAAATTCATCATTATACTAGCCGTTTTGGTTTTAGTGGGCGGAACTTACGGAATAACTAAGTACATGCACTCTTTAGCTCACGAGGAAACGGATGATGCTCAAATCGAGAAAAAAATGAATCCGATTATTCCAAGAGTATCGGGATATATTAGTAAAGTATACGTAAAAGATAATGATTTTGTAAAAAAAGGCGATACGTTGTTTACGATTGATAAAAGAGATTATCAGTTAAAAATCGATGAGGCTAATGCTGCTTTATTAGGTGCTGAAGGACAATACGAAGCTGCAAAAGCTGACATTGGAAGTGCTAATGCAAGCATCTCTGTATCGGATGCACAAATGAGATCGGCAACAGGTTCTATCGAAAGCGCAAAAATCAGATTAAGACAAATTACGAACGATTATAACCGTTACAATAATTTGTACAAAACACATACGATTACAAAACAACAATACGAACAGGCACTATCTGCAAAAGAAGAAGCTGAAAATCAAGTACGTGTTTTACAAGATCAACAAAGAGCGAGTTCTTACCAAAAATCAGTAATTCAATCAAAATCAAAAGTTTCTGACAAACAAACTGAAGTAGCTTCCGCTAATATCAAAAAAGCGAAAACAATGTTGGATGTTGCTCACTTAAATCTTAGCTATACGGTTGTAACTGCTGCAATCGACGGACAGGTTTCTAAAGTAGATATCCAACCGGGACAATTAGTTCAACCGGGACAATCTTTATTCTACATCATCAACAACAATGAAGCTTGGGTTGTGGCTAACTTTAAAGAAACGCAATTGAACAAAATGGTTGCCGGACAAAAAGTAAGTCTAAAAGTGGATGCTTATCCAAACTATGAATTTAAAGGAACTGTAACTTCTTTTTCTCCTGCAACAGGGTCACGTTTTTCTTTATTACCTCCTGATAATGCAACAGGTAACTTCGTAAAAACAATTCAGAGATTGCCTGTAAAAATTAGCTTAGACGAATCAAACGATCCGGAGAAAGTAAAATTACTAAGACCAGGGATGAATGTTGATGTAGATGTACATTTAAAATAA
- a CDS encoding M1 family metallopeptidase, whose product MHLSSSINKTAFIILLNLLFGSLQAQQNESLKTPTKQDTLNGSITPERIWWDIQHYDLTLKPDYLRKSITGKNEIEYNVIHSKHSDLMQIDLVSPLKIDSVFQKGKKIAYTQNQNIWYLKLPKNQSEKGNKVLIYYSGKPTESIKPPWDGGFVWAKDSLGRPWISVACQYKGASLWYPCKNTMYDEPDKGAGISISVPDTLIAIGNGRLKSKIKNQDNTSTYKWEVKNPVSHYGISFYVGKYSNISQTFNGENGSLDLNYWILDYNKEKAKSHLIPEVTTTLKSLEHWYGPYPFYEDGFKIVDAPYIGMEHQSAIAYGSSYKKGTNRKGGDISNTGWGKKTDKIVVHEIAHEWFGNNITAIDIADRWLQEGFAGLAEELVIADLCGRKAGNEFMAGRFRTIDNDKPIIGRYGINEDGSNDNYVKGWAIMHMIGSIIDNDDKFRKILRGLNHDFHNKTVTTNEIETYISTKSGINFDYLFDQYLRTNKVPVLEYKYKNGALSYRYTHCNENFAMPVKSNWSKDNWIHPTTSWQSLPVNDKDATTDLKIDLNFYITLKKVE is encoded by the coding sequence ATGCATTTATCTTCTTCAATCAATAAAACGGCATTTATTATTCTTCTAAATTTGTTGTTTGGGTCACTCCAGGCACAGCAAAATGAATCTTTAAAAACACCTACAAAACAGGATACCTTAAACGGTTCAATTACTCCCGAAAGAATTTGGTGGGATATTCAGCATTACGACCTCACCTTAAAACCCGATTATCTCCGTAAAAGTATTACTGGAAAAAATGAAATTGAATACAATGTAATTCATTCAAAACATTCTGATTTAATGCAGATTGACTTAGTGAGTCCCCTTAAAATTGATAGTGTTTTTCAAAAAGGAAAAAAAATTGCATACACCCAAAATCAGAACATCTGGTATTTAAAACTTCCGAAAAATCAATCCGAAAAAGGCAACAAAGTACTCATTTACTATTCAGGTAAACCAACAGAATCTATTAAACCACCCTGGGATGGCGGTTTCGTTTGGGCAAAAGATTCCCTCGGGCGTCCATGGATTTCTGTAGCCTGCCAATACAAAGGTGCCAGTTTATGGTATCCCTGCAAAAACACTATGTATGACGAGCCTGATAAAGGAGCCGGTATTAGTATCTCGGTTCCTGATACTTTAATTGCAATTGGAAATGGCCGATTAAAGAGTAAAATCAAAAATCAGGATAATACTTCAACTTATAAATGGGAAGTAAAAAATCCTGTGAGTCACTATGGAATCTCATTTTATGTTGGAAAATATAGCAACATCAGCCAAACTTTTAATGGCGAAAACGGCTCGTTGGATCTGAATTACTGGATATTAGATTACAATAAGGAAAAAGCCAAATCACATCTGATTCCGGAAGTAACTACAACTCTAAAGTCCCTGGAACACTGGTATGGTCCCTATCCTTTTTACGAAGACGGATTTAAAATTGTAGACGCTCCCTATATTGGTATGGAACATCAAAGTGCTATCGCTTACGGCAGTTCTTATAAAAAAGGAACCAACAGAAAAGGCGGTGATATTTCGAACACAGGCTGGGGTAAAAAAACTGATAAAATCGTTGTACATGAAATAGCACACGAATGGTTCGGCAATAACATTACAGCAATAGATATTGCTGACAGATGGCTTCAGGAAGGTTTTGCAGGTCTGGCAGAAGAACTTGTAATTGCAGACTTGTGCGGCAGGAAAGCCGGCAACGAATTTATGGCAGGAAGATTTAGAACTATAGACAATGACAAACCAATTATTGGCAGATATGGGATAAATGAAGATGGCAGTAATGACAACTATGTAAAAGGATGGGCTATCATGCACATGATTGGCAGTATCATTGACAATGATGATAAATTTCGAAAAATATTACGCGGCTTAAATCACGATTTCCATAATAAGACTGTGACCACAAACGAAATCGAAACTTACATAAGCACAAAATCCGGGATTAATTTTGACTATTTATTCGATCAATACCTAAGAACCAATAAAGTACCGGTTTTAGAATATAAATACAAAAACGGTGCACTAAGTTATCGCTACACCCATTGCAATGAAAATTTTGCCATGCCTGTTAAATCAAACTGGTCCAAAGACAATTGGATACACCCTACAACTTCATGGCAATCGTTACCAGTGAACGATAAGGATGCCACTACTGATTTAAAAATCGATCTCAACTTTTACATCACACTTAAAAAAGTAGAATAA